The following proteins are co-located in the Spirosoma montaniterrae genome:
- a CDS encoding sugar phosphate isomerase/epimerase family protein — protein MKTQFFCPMWGMESLPFAEAAKRVKTAGYDGMEIAAGPGKRKEAVQTMRDNGLEVILMAFGGGADFAEHKQKFRDDLLDVASNKPLFINSHTGHDYFTFEQNAELIQVADEVAKQTGVKILHETHRGRFSYSAPAIQYYLLKLPNLRLTADYSHWVNVAESYLTDQAENVNRAIAVSDHVHCRVGQPEAPQVSDPRAPEWANALETHARWWDAIRTRLQRANAPALTVTCEFGPAPGYLPTLPYTNQPVASQWDINVFMKDFLKKRWSV, from the coding sequence ATGAAAACCCAATTCTTCTGCCCGATGTGGGGCATGGAAAGCCTGCCCTTCGCCGAAGCGGCCAAACGTGTAAAAACTGCCGGATACGACGGCATGGAAATTGCTGCCGGACCCGGCAAGCGCAAAGAAGCCGTTCAGACCATGCGTGATAATGGCCTGGAAGTTATTCTGATGGCTTTCGGTGGCGGGGCTGACTTCGCCGAACACAAACAGAAATTTCGCGACGACCTGCTCGACGTGGCGTCAAACAAGCCGCTGTTTATCAACTCGCACACCGGCCACGATTATTTCACCTTCGAGCAAAACGCCGAACTGATTCAGGTGGCCGACGAGGTGGCAAAGCAAACGGGCGTGAAAATTCTGCACGAAACCCACCGGGGCCGCTTCAGCTACAGTGCGCCCGCCATTCAGTATTACCTGCTGAAACTGCCCAATCTGCGCCTGACCGCCGATTATTCTCACTGGGTCAACGTGGCCGAATCATACCTGACCGATCAGGCCGAGAACGTGAACCGGGCTATCGCCGTCAGCGACCACGTCCACTGCCGTGTGGGGCAACCCGAAGCTCCGCAGGTATCGGACCCGCGTGCGCCGGAGTGGGCCAACGCCCTCGAAACGCACGCCAGGTGGTGGGATGCCATCCGCACCCGTCTACAACGGGCCAATGCTCCCGCACTGACCGTTACCTGCGAATTTGGCCCCGCACCGGGCTACTTACCAACGCTGCCCTATACCAATCAGCCCGTGGCGAGTCAGTGGGATATTAACGTGTTTATGAAAGATTTCCTGAAGAAACGCTGGAGTGTCTGA
- the fbaA gene encoding class II fructose-bisphosphate aldolase: MSEVATRFAPGVVTGEGVSEIFRHANENDYALPAVNVVGTNSVNAVLETAKAVNSPVIIQFSNGGGIFYAGKSLSNEGQKAAIAGSVSGALHIHNIAELYGVPVILHTDHCAKKLLPWIDGLLTASERHFDQTGKPLFSSHMLDLSEEPIEENIEISCQYFERMAKMGMTLEIELGVTGGEEDGVDNSDVDDSKLYTQPSEVAYAYEHLNKISPNFTIAAAFGNVHGVYKPGNVKLSPIILKNSQDYIQEKFGTSPLPVNFVFHGGSGSSREEIREAIQYGAIKMNIDTDMQWSTWEGVLNYYKAKEGYLQSQLGNPEGSDSPNKKYYDPRVWLRKGEESMIARLKLAFEDLNCINRLA, encoded by the coding sequence ATGTCTGAAGTAGCCACCCGCTTTGCGCCCGGTGTTGTGACCGGCGAAGGCGTTTCTGAGATTTTCCGGCACGCCAACGAAAACGATTATGCCCTGCCCGCCGTGAACGTGGTCGGCACCAACTCGGTAAACGCAGTTCTCGAAACAGCCAAAGCCGTCAACTCGCCCGTTATTATTCAATTCTCGAACGGGGGCGGTATTTTTTACGCCGGTAAATCGCTCTCGAACGAAGGCCAGAAAGCGGCCATTGCCGGGTCGGTGTCGGGTGCGCTGCACATTCACAATATCGCCGAATTATATGGCGTACCCGTGATTTTGCATACCGACCACTGCGCCAAAAAACTATTACCCTGGATCGACGGTCTGCTGACGGCCTCCGAACGGCATTTCGACCAAACAGGCAAGCCGCTTTTTTCGTCGCACATGCTCGACCTGTCGGAAGAACCTATCGAAGAAAACATCGAAATTTCGTGCCAGTATTTCGAGCGCATGGCGAAAATGGGCATGACGCTTGAGATCGAACTCGGCGTAACGGGTGGCGAAGAAGACGGCGTTGACAATTCCGACGTTGACGACTCCAAACTGTACACGCAGCCGTCGGAAGTGGCGTATGCCTACGAACACCTGAACAAAATTTCGCCCAATTTCACCATTGCGGCTGCATTCGGCAACGTACACGGCGTGTATAAACCCGGCAACGTGAAGCTGTCGCCCATTATCCTGAAAAACTCGCAGGATTATATTCAGGAGAAATTTGGTACGAGTCCGCTGCCGGTGAATTTCGTCTTCCACGGCGGTTCGGGATCGAGCCGCGAAGAAATCCGCGAAGCCATTCAGTACGGTGCGATCAAAATGAACATCGATACCGACATGCAATGGTCTACCTGGGAAGGCGTGCTGAACTACTACAAAGCGAAAGAAGGCTATCTGCAGAGTCAGCTTGGCAACCCGGAAGGGTCCGACTCGCCGAACAAAAAATACTACGACCCGCGTGTGTGGCTCCGCAAAGGCGAAGAAAGCATGATAGCGCGGCTGAAACTGGCATTCGAGGATTTGAACTGCATCAACCGGCTGGCATAA
- a CDS encoding Ldh family oxidoreductase, whose protein sequence is MISASQLRTYTEQIFNAIGCSDADARLAADVLVSADLRGVDSHGVARLPGYVRLYDHGRVNPQPHIRIVHETPSTAVVDGDRGLGLVVGPWAMNVAIEKARTAGTGWVAVRNSNHFGIAGYHALLATQHDMIGQAMTHAAPLVAPTFSLEKMLGTNPIAVAIPAATEPTFLADFASTAVAYGKLEILQRKGQDIPVGWAQDADGRPTTDANAIRNGGALLPLGTDREHGSHKGYGLGAVVDIFSGVLSGANYGPWVPPFATAGFMAANEGVGAGTGHFFGAMRIDAFRPADEFKAHMDMWIQRFRQAKAVDGQRVLIPGDPERLIEADRLANGIPLLEPVVQSLQELGERFGVSIM, encoded by the coding sequence ATGATTAGTGCATCTCAACTTCGTACTTATACCGAACAGATTTTCAACGCCATTGGCTGCTCCGATGCCGACGCCCGCTTAGCCGCCGACGTGCTGGTGTCTGCCGACCTGCGGGGCGTCGATTCGCATGGAGTGGCCCGGCTACCGGGCTATGTCCGGCTCTACGACCACGGGCGCGTAAATCCACAGCCGCACATTCGCATCGTTCACGAAACACCCTCTACTGCCGTGGTCGATGGCGACCGGGGATTAGGGTTGGTGGTGGGGCCGTGGGCCATGAACGTAGCGATTGAAAAGGCCCGCACTGCCGGAACCGGCTGGGTAGCCGTGCGTAACTCCAATCACTTCGGCATTGCCGGATACCATGCTCTGCTGGCTACCCAACACGACATGATTGGTCAGGCTATGACCCATGCGGCCCCACTGGTGGCACCAACGTTTTCGCTCGAAAAGATGCTTGGCACCAATCCTATTGCCGTAGCCATTCCGGCAGCTACCGAACCCACGTTTCTGGCCGATTTTGCCAGTACCGCTGTGGCCTATGGTAAACTCGAAATTCTGCAACGCAAAGGGCAGGACATTCCGGTCGGCTGGGCACAGGACGCCGACGGTCGGCCTACTACCGACGCTAACGCCATCCGCAACGGCGGAGCTTTGCTGCCGCTCGGTACTGACCGCGAACATGGCTCGCACAAAGGTTATGGGCTGGGCGCAGTGGTCGATATTTTTTCGGGCGTGCTGTCGGGCGCAAATTATGGGCCGTGGGTGCCACCCTTTGCCACGGCGGGCTTCATGGCCGCCAACGAGGGTGTTGGAGCCGGAACAGGCCATTTTTTCGGAGCTATGCGCATCGATGCTTTCCGGCCTGCCGACGAGTTTAAAGCGCACATGGATATGTGGATTCAGCGGTTTCGGCAGGCAAAAGCCGTTGACGGTCAGCGCGTACTGATTCCTGGCGATCCCGAACGGCTGATAGAAGCCGACCGGCTCGCCAACGGTATTCCGCTGCTGGAGCCGGTCGTGCAGAGTTTGCAGGAGTTGGGCGAACGGTTCGGGGTATCGATTATGTGA
- a CDS encoding circularly permuted type 2 ATP-grasp protein: MQNQSQTLNGMTQSQGQLSGNFSFSDYQTENFFDEMFDGQTQVRAGYAPFRQRVEQLSREDIVARQHAAERALMSMGITFNVYSEGEGTERIMPIDIIPRVIESAEWDRMEAGLVQRIKALNLFIDDVYNEQRILNDGVVPRELIETSKSFLKPCLGVKPPKDIWCHITGTDLIRGDDGQFMVLEDNLRCPSGVSYMLENRELTKQTFPEVLAQTGVRPVSDYPMRLLQMLQFIADRPNPTVVVLTPGIYNSAYFEHSYLAQQMGVELVEARDLVVSGGYVKMRTTKGFQIVDVIYRRIDDTFLDPKAFNPDSMIGVPGIFEVYKKGRVALANAPGTGVADDKVIYAYVPRIIQYYLGEEPIIPNVRTYICGEDEDCQYVLDNIAQLVVKEANEAGGYGMLIGPKASAEEHELFRDKIRANPRNYIAQPTISLSRVPTLVGDHAEGRHVDLRPYILYGDGVNVIPGGLTRVALRKGSLVVNSSQGGGGKDTWVLY; the protein is encoded by the coding sequence ATGCAAAATCAATCACAGACGCTCAACGGCATGACCCAGTCTCAGGGACAGCTTTCAGGCAACTTCTCGTTTAGTGATTACCAGACTGAAAACTTTTTCGATGAAATGTTCGACGGGCAAACGCAGGTACGGGCCGGATATGCCCCGTTCCGTCAGCGCGTTGAGCAGTTGAGCCGTGAAGATATTGTAGCACGACAGCACGCAGCCGAACGAGCGTTGATGAGCATGGGCATCACGTTCAACGTTTATTCTGAAGGCGAAGGCACCGAGCGCATCATGCCTATCGACATCATTCCGCGCGTGATCGAATCTGCCGAGTGGGACCGTATGGAAGCCGGTTTAGTGCAACGGATTAAAGCCCTGAACCTGTTCATCGACGATGTTTACAATGAACAGCGGATTTTGAACGACGGCGTTGTGCCCCGCGAGCTGATCGAAACCAGCAAATCGTTTCTCAAACCCTGCCTCGGCGTGAAGCCCCCCAAAGACATTTGGTGCCACATTACCGGCACCGACCTGATTCGGGGCGACGACGGGCAGTTTATGGTGCTGGAAGATAACCTCCGCTGCCCGTCGGGGGTATCGTACATGCTCGAAAACCGCGAACTTACCAAGCAGACGTTCCCCGAAGTGCTGGCCCAAACGGGTGTTCGGCCTGTGTCGGACTACCCCATGCGGCTGCTCCAAATGCTCCAGTTTATCGCCGACCGGCCTAATCCAACGGTGGTAGTACTGACGCCGGGCATTTACAACTCGGCCTATTTCGAGCATTCGTATCTGGCCCAGCAAATGGGCGTCGAACTGGTTGAAGCGCGGGATTTGGTTGTATCGGGCGGTTATGTGAAAATGCGCACAACCAAAGGTTTCCAAATCGTTGACGTGATTTACCGGCGCATCGATGACACGTTTCTGGACCCGAAAGCCTTCAATCCTGACTCGATGATTGGCGTTCCGGGCATTTTTGAGGTGTATAAGAAAGGTCGCGTTGCGCTGGCCAATGCCCCCGGCACGGGCGTGGCCGACGATAAAGTGATTTACGCTTACGTGCCGCGCATTATTCAATACTACCTCGGCGAAGAACCCATTATCCCGAACGTGCGGACGTATATCTGCGGTGAAGACGAAGACTGCCAGTATGTACTCGATAACATCGCGCAACTGGTGGTAAAAGAAGCCAACGAAGCGGGCGGCTATGGCATGTTGATCGGCCCGAAAGCATCGGCAGAAGAACACGAACTGTTTCGGGATAAAATCAGAGCCAACCCACGTAACTACATCGCCCAACCCACTATTTCGCTCTCGCGGGTGCCAACCCTTGTGGGCGACCATGCCGAAGGCCGGCACGTTGACCTGCGTCCATACATTCTTTACGGCGACGGCGTCAACGTAATTCCCGGTGGCCTTACCCGCGTGGCCTTGCGCAAAGGTTCGCTTGTGGTCAACTCCTCGCAGGGCGGTGGCGGAAAAGATACGTGGGTGCTGTACTGA
- a CDS encoding glycosyltransferase family 2 protein produces MYDLSIIIVNYKTPRLILDCLASVHEHTRGISFEVLIVDNQSGDNSRAQIQAVYSDVRWFDMGYNAGFARANNLGIRHAQGRNILLLNSDTLLIDNLLARCVQALDTQPDVAAVGAQQLSRDRQLRPNLYTTFGQMRRAFYILPPGQRTDNWLQRQFPDPVFTDPNQVEWISGAFLMTRPRTIARAGALDESFFMYGEDVEWGYRLGKQGRLLLLPGAQFIHLEYGSSDTHQQHVVTHINRFKPQVQVSQLVWIRKQYGVGAYLVLILHYILLIPIVFAGKIAINLKNRQSPFTGLSNQREFARQVGIFLRFFWKTLLNKPGFYKV; encoded by the coding sequence TTGTACGACCTCAGCATCATCATCGTCAATTACAAAACGCCCCGGCTGATTCTGGACTGTCTGGCATCGGTACATGAACACACACGAGGCATTTCGTTCGAGGTTCTTATTGTCGATAACCAATCGGGCGACAATAGCCGGGCGCAGATTCAGGCTGTTTACTCCGACGTGCGCTGGTTCGACATGGGCTATAACGCGGGGTTTGCACGGGCCAACAACCTCGGAATTCGCCACGCGCAGGGCCGGAATATCTTGCTGCTCAACTCCGATACACTCCTGATCGACAACTTGTTGGCGCGTTGTGTTCAAGCACTTGACACCCAGCCCGACGTGGCGGCTGTGGGGGCGCAGCAGTTGAGTCGCGACCGGCAACTTCGGCCCAATCTCTACACAACGTTTGGGCAGATGCGTCGGGCTTTCTACATTCTGCCGCCCGGTCAGCGCACCGATAACTGGCTGCAACGGCAATTTCCCGATCCTGTATTTACTGACCCCAATCAGGTAGAATGGATTTCGGGCGCGTTTTTGATGACTCGCCCCCGAACCATTGCCCGCGCCGGTGCGCTCGATGAGTCGTTTTTTATGTATGGTGAAGATGTAGAATGGGGCTACCGGCTGGGCAAGCAGGGACGATTGCTGCTGCTGCCGGGCGCGCAATTTATTCATCTGGAATACGGTAGCAGCGATACGCATCAGCAACACGTTGTTACGCACATCAACCGGTTTAAGCCGCAGGTGCAGGTATCGCAATTGGTATGGATTCGGAAGCAATACGGTGTTGGGGCTTATTTGGTGCTGATTCTGCATTACATACTGCTGATACCTATTGTCTTCGCCGGGAAAATAGCCATCAACCTGAAAAACAGACAAAGTCCGTTTACCGGCCTGAGCAATCAGCGCGAATTTGCCCGGCAGGTAGGCATATTTTTACGCTTCTTCTGGAAGACATTGCTCAACAAACCGGGGTTTTACAAAGTATAA
- a CDS encoding gliding motility-associated C-terminal domain-containing protein, with amino-acid sequence MRLSSGPGPQRSIALRWQTNTPWSNDNQPHRIFRSRSGPNGPFNEIAQVNVQAPPSYVFTDDGSDRITADGNTSRPLSADSAYCYRVLTRGRYTDAQLTGLGSLTNLSQTLCAQPADTTRPCPPALRLDSLNCASVQAEQFCTQTNFQNQLRWSATSGPTCDSQVVGYRIYYGRYEQDSLRLLTEVATPTTSYAHQNLTTVSGCYYVTALSRRGQESRPSNRVCNNACAVFALPNVFTPNGDGKNDVFSALRCPAFVEEVRLVVYNRWGAKVYEGTSRELSWDGRSSEGRELPTGLYYYEVQVRFSYVDRNAPPNVYKGWVQILREGNTQG; translated from the coding sequence GTGCGGCTCAGCAGCGGCCCCGGCCCCCAGCGCAGCATCGCCCTGCGCTGGCAAACCAACACCCCCTGGTCCAACGACAACCAGCCCCACCGCATCTTCCGCAGCCGCAGCGGCCCCAACGGGCCCTTCAACGAAATCGCCCAGGTCAACGTCCAGGCACCGCCCAGCTACGTCTTCACCGACGATGGCTCCGACCGCATCACTGCCGACGGCAACACCAGCCGCCCCCTCTCCGCCGACTCTGCCTACTGCTACCGGGTGCTGACCCGGGGCCGCTACACCGATGCCCAACTGACGGGCTTAGGCTCGCTGACCAACCTCAGCCAGACGCTCTGCGCCCAGCCCGCCGACACCACCCGCCCCTGCCCGCCCGCCCTGCGGCTCGACAGTCTCAACTGCGCCAGTGTGCAGGCCGAGCAGTTCTGCACCCAGACTAATTTCCAGAACCAACTCCGGTGGAGTGCCACCAGCGGCCCCACCTGCGACAGCCAGGTGGTGGGCTACCGCATCTACTACGGTCGCTACGAGCAGGACAGTCTGCGGCTGCTGACGGAGGTGGCCACGCCTACCACCAGCTACGCCCACCAGAACCTGACGACGGTCTCGGGCTGCTACTACGTGACGGCCCTGAGCCGACGGGGCCAGGAGAGCCGCCCCTCCAACCGGGTCTGCAACAACGCCTGTGCGGTGTTTGCCCTGCCGAATGTGTTCACCCCCAACGGGGATGGCAAGAATGATGTCTTCAGTGCGTTGCGCTGCCCGGCTTTTGTGGAGGAGGTGCGACTGGTGGTCTACAACCGGTGGGGGGCCAAAGTCTATGAAGGAACCAGCCGGGAGCTAAGCTGGGATGGCAGAAGCAGCGAGGGGCGGGAGTTGCCCACGGGTTTGTACTACTACGAGGTGCAGGTGCGGTTCAGTTATGTAGACCGCAACGCCCCGCCCAACGTCTACAAGGGCTGGGTGCAAATCCTCAGAGAAGGCAACACCCAGGGGTAG
- a CDS encoding gliding motility-associated C-terminal domain-containing protein has translation MRLSSGPGPQRSIALRWQTNTPWSNDNQPHRIFRSRSGPNGPFNEIAQVNVQAPPTYVFTDDGSDRISADGNTSRPLSADSAYCYRVLTRGRYTDAQLTGLGSLTNLSQTLCAQPADTTRPCPPALRLDSLNCASVQAEQFCTQTNFQNQLRWSATSGPTCDSQVVGYRIYYGRYEQDSLRLLTEVATPTTSYAHQNLTTVSGCYYVTALSRRGQESRPSNRVCNNACAVFALPNVFTPNGDGKNDVFSALRCAAFVEEVRLVVYNRWGAKVYEGTSRELSWDGRSSEGRELPTGLYYYEVQVRFSYVDRNAPPNVYKGWVQILREGNTQG, from the coding sequence GTGCGGCTCAGCAGCGGCCCCGGCCCCCAGCGCAGCATCGCCCTGCGCTGGCAAACCAACACCCCCTGGTCCAACGACAACCAGCCCCACCGCATCTTCCGCAGCCGCAGCGGCCCCAACGGGCCCTTCAACGAAATCGCCCAGGTCAACGTCCAGGCACCGCCCACCTACGTCTTCACCGACGATGGCTCCGACCGCATCAGTGCCGATGGCAACACCAGCCGCCCCCTCTCCGCCGACTCTGCCTACTGCTACCGGGTGCTGACCCGGGGCCGCTACACCGACGCCCAACTGACGGGCTTAGGCTCGCTGACCAACCTCAGCCAGACGCTCTGCGCCCAGCCCGCCGACACCACCCGTCCCTGCCCGCCCGCCCTGCGGCTCGACAGTCTCAACTGCGCCAGTGTGCAGGCCGAGCAGTTCTGCACCCAGACTAATTTCCAGAACCAGCTCCGGTGGAGTGCCACCAGCGGCCCCACCTGCGACAGTCAGGTGGTGGGCTACCGCATCTACTACGGTCGCTACGAGCAGGACAGTCTGCGGCTGCTGACGGAGGTGGCCACGCCTACCACCAGCTACGCCCACCAGAACCTGACGACGGTCTCGGGCTGCTACTACGTGACGGCCCTGAGCCGACGGGGCCAGGAGAGCCGCCCCTCCAACCGGGTCTGCAACAACGCCTGTGCGGTGTTCGCCCTGCCGAATGTGTTCACCCCCAACGGGGATGGCAAAAATGACGTCTTCAGTGCGTTGCGCTGTGCGGCTTTTGTGGAAGAGGTGCGACTGGTGGTCTACAACCGGTGGGGGGCCAAAGTCTATGAAGGAACCAGCCGGGAGCTAAGCTGGGATGGCAGAAGCAGCGAGGGGCGGGAGTTGCCCACGGGTTTGTACTACTACGAGGTGCAGGTGCGGTTTAGTTATGTAGACCGCAACGCCCCGCCCAACGTCTACAAGGGCTGGGTGCAGATCCTCAGAGAAGGCAACACCCAGGGGTAG
- a CDS encoding YebC/PmpR family DNA-binding transcriptional regulator: MGRAFEYRKARKMKRWGQMAKTFTRIGKDIVIAVKAAGPDPDTNGRLRAIIQNAKAANMPKENVERAIKKATSKDQEDYKEIVYEGMAPHGIALVIETATDNHNRTVANIRSYFNKLGGSLGTSGMHNFLFERKSVFRIPVQGIDPDELLLELIDEGAEEIVFDQEALDDSIEQRKEDARKEEVHQYIIYAPFESFSALQKALEARKIPINQAEFERIPNDYKELTDEEAADAEKLIERIEEDDDVQTVYHNMK; this comes from the coding sequence ATGGGACGCGCATTTGAATACCGGAAAGCCCGGAAAATGAAGCGGTGGGGGCAAATGGCGAAGACCTTCACCCGCATTGGTAAAGACATCGTGATTGCCGTGAAAGCGGCTGGCCCCGACCCCGACACCAACGGGCGGCTGCGGGCCATTATCCAGAATGCCAAAGCCGCCAACATGCCCAAAGAAAACGTTGAACGGGCAATTAAAAAGGCGACCTCGAAAGATCAGGAAGATTACAAAGAGATTGTGTATGAAGGCATGGCTCCGCACGGCATTGCACTGGTGATTGAAACCGCCACTGACAACCATAACCGCACCGTTGCCAACATTCGCAGTTATTTCAACAAACTCGGCGGTAGTTTGGGTACGTCGGGCATGCACAACTTCCTGTTTGAGCGCAAGAGCGTATTTCGGATTCCGGTACAGGGCATCGACCCCGACGAACTGCTGCTCGAACTCATCGATGAAGGGGCCGAGGAAATCGTATTCGATCAGGAAGCGTTAGATGATTCGATTGAGCAGCGCAAAGAAGACGCCCGAAAGGAAGAGGTGCATCAGTATATCATCTACGCACCGTTTGAGTCGTTTAGTGCCTTGCAGAAAGCACTTGAAGCCCGTAAAATCCCCATTAATCAGGCCGAATTCGAGCGCATTCCGAACGATTATAAAGAGCTAACCGACGAAGAAGCCGCCGACGCCGAAAAACTCATCGAACGCATCGAAGAGGACGACGATGTTCAGACGGTATATCATAACATGAAATAA
- the lysA gene encoding diaminopimelate decarboxylase: MQLTNQSYQIQGVNVLDIADEFGLPLYVYDADKIIEKIDALRSAFDGVNLKVKYAAKALTNLSILKLMQLQGIDVEVVSVNEARLALMAGFAPEQVMYTPSGNAWPEIQEALELGVQLNADNLPLLEQIGQTYGDRYPVALRINPSLLDGGMAKIQVGHENSKFGIPNQYNAQIRAIATKYGIPIIGLHVHTGSDFKDSNTFLKIADVLFEMAADYPDLQFIDFGSGFKVAYREGDYFTDLPDLGAKVSAAFRSFCDRYGREVQLCFEPGKLLVSESGHLLVGVNVVKENPTRTFVQVNSGLNHLIRPMMYDAWHTILNVSNPTGTEKSYDVVGYICETDTFAADRQLPEVRPGDVLSLENAGAYGFSMASNYNTRERPAEVLVYEGKPYLIRQRETFEDLIRGQVDIFSEKLRVKSEMLEQTLLHQ; the protein is encoded by the coding sequence ATGCAACTCACCAATCAATCGTATCAGATTCAGGGCGTTAACGTGTTGGACATTGCCGATGAGTTCGGTTTACCGCTGTACGTGTACGACGCCGACAAAATTATCGAAAAAATAGATGCGCTCCGGTCAGCGTTCGACGGCGTTAATCTAAAGGTAAAATACGCGGCTAAGGCCCTGACCAACCTGAGCATCCTGAAACTGATGCAGTTGCAGGGCATCGACGTGGAGGTGGTATCGGTCAACGAAGCGCGGCTTGCTCTGATGGCGGGCTTTGCGCCCGAACAAGTCATGTACACCCCCAGCGGCAATGCCTGGCCCGAAATTCAGGAAGCTCTCGAACTGGGCGTACAACTCAACGCCGACAACCTGCCACTGCTCGAACAAATCGGCCAAACTTATGGCGACCGTTACCCGGTGGCTTTACGTATCAACCCCAGCCTGCTCGACGGCGGCATGGCTAAAATTCAGGTCGGCCACGAGAACTCGAAATTCGGCATTCCGAACCAGTACAACGCGCAGATTCGGGCCATTGCTACCAAATATGGGATTCCAATTATTGGGTTGCACGTGCATACCGGCTCCGATTTTAAGGACAGCAACACGTTTCTGAAAATCGCCGACGTGCTGTTCGAGATGGCTGCCGATTATCCTGATTTGCAGTTTATCGACTTCGGCAGCGGCTTCAAAGTAGCCTATCGCGAGGGTGATTATTTCACGGACCTGCCCGACCTCGGCGCGAAAGTATCGGCGGCTTTCCGCTCGTTCTGCGACCGCTATGGGCGTGAAGTTCAGCTTTGTTTCGAGCCGGGCAAACTGCTTGTGAGCGAGAGCGGGCATCTGTTAGTGGGCGTAAACGTGGTGAAAGAAAACCCAACCCGGACGTTTGTGCAGGTTAATTCGGGGTTGAACCACCTGATTCGGCCCATGATGTACGACGCCTGGCACACTATTCTGAACGTCTCGAACCCCACTGGCACCGAAAAAAGCTACGACGTGGTAGGCTACATCTGCGAAACCGACACGTTTGCCGCTGACCGGCAACTGCCCGAAGTACGGCCCGGCGACGTGCTGTCGCTGGAGAATGCCGGGGCGTATGGATTCAGTATGGCCTCGAATTACAACACCCGCGAACGCCCCGCCGAAGTGCTGGTATACGAGGGCAAACCCTACCTGATTCGGCAACGCGAAACGTTCGAGGATTTAATTCGGGGGCAAGTAGATATTTTTAGTGAAAAGTTAAGAGTGAAAAGTGAAATGTTAGAACAAACGCTTCTTCATCAATAG